Proteins encoded by one window of Primulina huaijiensis isolate GDHJ02 chromosome 1, ASM1229523v2, whole genome shotgun sequence:
- the LOC140971842 gene encoding uncharacterized protein — translation MATETSVQRETGHVVPTVPQVVPHATPRAAAVAVPASHGEKPKKFTGVDFKRLLSEDAPKHQEGEGDVESVSAVEAWNHSDFLCLNYVLNGLADSLYNVFCKKKTSKEVWESLDRKYKTDDAGAKKFLVGRFLDFKIVDSKPDFKNYLKYKRKEMNVEELIVRLRIEEDNKSSERRLFSPVAAKANVVEHGQSSKKRTFSSSKRLNLRPKGGISKKKFSEKCYNCDGMGHKASECKKPNRNREVNVVENIAQEVSNMNLCAVISEVNLVGSNPREWWIDTGATRHVCSDKEMFATLEESMNGEKLFMGNSVGDKVKLKVFDINP, via the exons ATGGCTACTGAAACCAGTGTGCAAAGGGAAACTGGTCATGTTGTCCCTACTGTGCCTCAGGTTGTCCCTCATGCTACCCCACGTGCTGCTGCGGTTGCTGTCCCAGCCAGTCATGGTGAAAAACCTAAGAAGTTCACTGGTGTGGACTTTAAAAG ATTACTCTCTGAGGATGCTCCTAAGCACCAAGAGGGTGAGGGAGATGTTGAATCTGTTAGTGCGGTGGAGGCATGGAATCATTCTGATTTTTTATGCCTAAACTATGTACTAAACGGATTGGCCGATTCGCTCTACAACGTGTTTTGCAAAAAGAAAACGTCTAAAGAAGTATGGGAATCCCTTGACAGAAAGTACAAAACCGATGATGCCGGGGCCAAAAAGTTTCTTGTTGGCCGCTTTCTGGACTTTAAAATCGTGGATTCAAAGCCG gatttcaaaaattacttgAAGTACAAGCGGaaggagatgaatgttgaagaactCATTGTTCGACTTCGTATCGAGGAAGATAACAAGAGTTCGGAAAGACGATTGTTTTCTCCTGTCGCTGCTAAAGCAAATGTTGTCGAGCATGGTCAAAGCTCGAAAAAGAGAACATTTTCCTCCTCCAAAAGGTTGAACCTGAGACCCAAAGGAGGCATTTCGAAGAAAAAGTTTTCTGAGAAATGCTACAACTGTGATGGTATGGGTCACAAGGCCTCTGAGTGTAAGAAGCCGAATAGAAACCGAGAGGTGAATGTGGTAGAGAACATTGCTCAGGAGGTTTCGAACATGAATCTCTGTGCTGTAATATCAGAGGTTAACTTGGTGGGTTCTAACCCAAGGGAGTGGTGGATCGACACTGGTGCCACTCGCCATGTTTGCTCCGACAAGGAGATGTTTGCTACTCTTGAGGAATCTATGAATGGAGAAAAGCTATTCATGGGAAATTCcgtcggtgataaagtaaag cTTAAAGTGTTCGATATTAATCCATAA